In Onychostoma macrolepis isolate SWU-2019 chromosome 12, ASM1243209v1, whole genome shotgun sequence, a single window of DNA contains:
- the dnmbp gene encoding dynamin-binding protein isoform X3: MKGQVVLGHPMPFAPVPWDFNRSPPKRGKSVEELVSEGWEKERCIQMLHFQQQQELQQQSVMCPQDFRPTPGHWEHQAYLGETNGYRQQCWEYEDWDKVPYREGPPQQFFYQSPEAVYQEPRKPQEWTGDHCFYQHQEELDYSDHRDFAQSPRSKERPDYVTRYHSWESDDYCEGREPYSRRDRYAYGFDRDSQDYYDKELDNYRDGDRRGRDYYDHKELEKYDRYDRRDKYYDSKHQENYDSRKKDRYRYREADYESRDNYQRYDRREKDQSDDRNRDRYDRSYCEEGRRRGDSYQYRDRDSIDRRDYDRYVERKGDYYDYKEKEKIRSDFRKDDYCDRRERTGERDSSKLDDKEWYERKKGNHYDLKPRDRYDYRENGQSEQRDRFEPKERDSYQYREGDQRDYREKDDRNYWKDERYDSGVKDCYEDKGCESDQYDQKSRERYRDVRSNSLEQRQESDHNSGRHCKEWEKDVYQKQTLKERRSYEDPVKLNYDHKDQFSDRPGSGKMDLEGQGRIRKPVYVGSLDRNSFYRKTAPSSLRKSEFATNRKKKQEMTLLASQPKSLESSPASATTTEDPEQRMLEKRSKVIEELLQTEHDYIKDLQMCVKEIIQPLQKKQVQSIDFDGLFGNISSVIDLSCRLYKTLQDTDSIGQVFLDYKGELEEVYKIYCQNHDDAISLLETYEKDENIQKHVLECLEKLRGIYREWGKTNYINLGSFLIKPVQRVMRYPLLLMELLNTTPESHHDRKQLAEAVMSIKEINVNINEYKRRKDLVVKYRKGDEDRLIDKISKLSMHSIIKKSNRVSSHLKHLTGISPQIKDEAFDEAEKRFRLQERLIKSFIRDISLYLQHIRESASVKVLAAISFCDIYTERQQHMDPERFQRAHRCISDKQFTEFKERTEALVITPLTQLLNMFAGPHKLIQKRRDKLLDYDNCKERAERLKDKRVQEELQAARNNYEALNAQLLDELPKFHRAAEDLFTSCVRGFTQAQRDFIALTLGELTPLLQLSGLGGTEGNLVSLFQEEHTRVLDLLQSFSFFPDNLPTTVRKPFDRKTLEKQNSKKQQGPPNYVLQTDEHRAGLLAKYGPEKLFQAERNFNAAQDLDVSVQEGDIVGVIKQQDPMGSQNRWLIDNGVTKGFVYSSFLKPYNPRRSQSDVSIESQSSNESGYGGSSPMFSRQNSNSTLTFNQETSTVSFTTAMPPHTRTNQETTLRKNREASSTNSQRDSLDPTFRNSPNNKELTETACRNDRELSEPSYRNSTNHRDSLDPDRNTPTNPRDPSDFSETDSCPSSKNSRYESSSRFHDSRCSSQQRQNGDHSVQQRRPQYSPEEYIDPEPEPEIDGHQIYYALYSFSARCANELSISANQQVRILEFQDMNGNQEWWLGEAGGRRGYVPSSYIRKSEYT, translated from the exons ATGAAGGGACAGGTGGTCTTAGGACACCCTATGCCATTTGCCCCAGTGCCCTGGGACTTCAACAGGTCTCCTCCCAAGAGAGGTAAGAGTGTCGAGGAGTTGGTGAGTGAGGGCTGGGAGAAGGAGAGATGCATACAAATGCTGCATTTTCAACAACAGCAAGAACTTCAGCAGCAGTCAGTCATGTGCCCTCAGGACTTCAGACCCACGCCGGGACACTGGGAGCACCAGGCCTACCTCGGAGAAACCAATGGGTACCGTCAACAATGCTGGGAATATGAGGACTGGGACAAGGTTCCTTACCGAGAGGGCCCTCCACAACAGTTCTTTTATCAATCCCCAGAAGCAGTTTACCAGGAGCCGAGGAAGCCACAGGAGTGGACAGGCGATCACTGTTTCTATCAGCATCAGGAAGAACTGGATTACTCTGACCACAGAGACTTTGCACAGAGCCCAAGGAGTAAGGAACGTCCTGACTATGTGACCCGGTACCACTCTTGGGAATCAGATGACTACTGTGAGGGACGAGAACCATACAGTCGCAGAGATCGGTATGCATACGGTTTTGACCGCGATAGCCAGGACTACTATGATAAAGAGCTCGATAATTACAGAGATGGGGACCGCAGGGGCCGGGATTACTATGACCATAAAGAGCTGGAGAAGTATGACCGTTATGACCGCAGAGACAAGTACTATGACAGTAAACATCAAGAAAATTACGACTCCAGGAAAAAGGACCGGTACAGATATAGAGAAGCAGACTATGAATCCAGAGACAATTACCAGCGCTATGATCGTAGAGAGAAAGACCAGAGTGATGACAGAAATAGGGACCGCTATGACCGTAGTTACTGTGAGGAGGGCCGCAGGAGAGGTGACAGCTACCAGTATAGAGACAGGGATTCAATCGACCGAAGAGACTACGACCGGTATGTAGAGAGGAAGGGCGATTACTATGACTACAAAGAAAAGGAGAAGATCCGCAGTGACTTTAGGAAAGATGACTACTGTGACCGTAGAGAAAGAACAGGAGAAAGGGACTCCTCTAAACTAGATGACAAGGAATGGTACGAACGTAAGAAAGGTAACCACTATGACCTCAAACCGAGAGACCGGTATGATTACAGAGAAAATGGCCAGTCTGAACAGAGGGACCGCTTTGAACCTAAAGAAAGAGACTCTTATCAGTACAGAGAGGGTGATCAACGTGATTACAGAGAAAAAGATGATCGAAACTACTGGAAAGATGAACGTTATGATAGCGGTGTTAAAGACTGCTATGAAGACAAGGGTTGTGAGAGTGATCAGTATGACCAGAAAAGCAGGGAGCGTTACAGAGATGTAAGGTCAAATTCCTTAGAACAGAGACAAGAGTCTGACCACAACAGTGGAAGACACTGCAAGGAATGGGAAAAGGATGTTTATCAAAAGCAGACACTGAAGGAGAGACGGTCGTATGAGGATCCTGTTAAACTCAATTATGACCACAAGGACCAATTCAGTGATCGCCCGGGTTCAGGAAAAATGGATTTGGAAGGTCAAGGCCGGATAAGGAAGCCCGTTTATGTGGGTTCACTTGACAGGAACAGCTTCTATAGGAAGACAGCACCCAGCTCTCTCAGGAAGTCAGAGTTTGCCACCAACAGGAAAAAGAAACAAG AGATGACCCTGCTTGCGTCCCAGCCTAAGTCTCTAGAATCATCCCCGGCGTCAGCAACCACCACTGAAGACCCCGAACAAAGGATGCTGGAgaaaaggtcaaaggtcatcgAGGAGCTTCTGCAGACAGAACATGACTATATCAAGGATCTTCAGATGTGTGTGAAGGAGATCATTCAACCTCTGCAGAAGAAACAG GTCCAGAGTATTGATTTTGATGGTCTCTTTGGAAACATCAGCTCCGTAATTGACCTTTCCTGTCGACTGTACAAGACCCTCCAGGATACTGACTCAATAG GGCAAGTGTTCCTGGACTACAAAGGTGAATTGGAGGAGGTTTACAAGATCTATTGCCAAAATCATGATGACGCCATCTCTTTACTGGAGACCTATGAAAAGGATGAGAACATCCAGAAGCATGTATTGGAATGTCTAGAGAAGCTCAG AGGGATATACCGTGAGTG GGGAAAGACAAACTACATTAATCTGGGTTCCTTCTTGATAAAGCCGGTGCAGAGAGTGATGCGTTACCCCTTGCTCCTGATGGAGCTGCTTAACACTACTCCTGAGTCACACCACGACAGGAAGCAGCTCGCCGAGGCAGTGATGTCCATTAAAGAGATCAACGTCAATATCAATGAATACAAAAGGAGAAAGGATCTTG TGGTGAAGTACCGCAAAGGCGATGAAGACAGACTCATTGACAAGATCTCAAAGCTGAGTATGCACTCCATCATCAAGAAGTCTAACAGAGTGAGCAGCCATTTAAAGCACCTGACTGGGATCTCACCTCAG ATCAAAGATGAAGCTTTTGATGAGGCAGAGAAAAGATTCAGACTCCAGGAGCGACTAATCAAATCCTTCATCAGGGACATCTCCCTCTATCTGCAGCATATAAGG GAGTCAGCCTCAGTAAAGGTGCTGGCCGCCATCAGTTTCTGTGATATCTACACAGAACGGCAACAGCATATGGATCCTGAACGCTTTCAAAGAGCGCATCGATGCATCAGCGACAAACAGTTCACAGAGTTT AAGGAGAGGACAGAAGCCCTAGTCATCACTCCCCTCACCCAGCTGCTCAATATGTTTGCCGGTCCACACAAACTGATCCAGAAACGTAGAGACAAGCTGCTGGACTACGACAACTGTAAGGAGCGTGCAGAGAGGCTGAAGGACAAGCGCGTGCAGGAGGAGCTGCAGGCGGCGAGAAATAACTACGAAGCTCTGAACGCCCAGCTGCTGGATGAGCTGCCCAAGTTCCACCGCGCAGCCGAAGATCTGTTCACCAGCTGCGTGAGGGGCTTCACCCAGGCCCAGAGAGATTTCATTGCACTCACGTTGGGAGAACTCACTCCACTGCTGCAG CTGTCTGGTTTGGGTGGTACAGAAGGAAATCTGGTGTCCTTGTTCCAAGAGGAGCACACTCGCGTGTTGGATTTACTTCAGAGCTTCAGTTTCTTTCCCGATAATCTTCCTACAACTGTACGCAAGCCTTTTGACAGGAAGACTCTGGAGAAACAAAACTCAAAGAAACAACAAGGCCCT CCAAACTATGTGCTACAGACGGATGAGCACCGAGCGGGGCTTCTGGCAAAATACGGCCCAGAGAAACTCTTCCAAGCTGAAAGAAATTTTAACGCAGCACAGGACTTGGACGTGTCCGTACAGGAGGGAGACATAGTGGGTGTCATCAAGCAGCAAGACCCCATGGGCAGCCAGAACCGCTGGCTAATAGACAATGGAG TTACAAAGGGCTTTGTGTATAGCTCCTTCTTAAAGCCATACAATCCACGCAGGAGTCAGTCGGATGTTTCCATTGAGAGCCAGTCATCAAATGAGTCCGGCTACGGTGGCTCCTCTCCCATGTTCTCACGGCAGAATAGTAACAGCACTCTGACTTTCAACCAGGAGACATCGACTGTCAGCTTCACAACGGCGATGCCTCCACACACTCGCACAAATCAAGAGACCACTCTGAGAAAAAACAGAGAGGCTTCTTCAACCAACAGTCAGAGGGATTCCCTCGACCCCACCTTCAGAAACTCTCCCAATAATAAAGAACTGACTGAGACAGCCTGTCGAAATGACAGGGAACTCTCAGAGCCCTCCTACCGAAATTCCACCAATCACAGAGACTCTTTAGACCCTGATAGAAACACTCCTACCAATCCCAGAGACCCTTCAGACTTCTCTGAGACAGATTCTTGTCCCTCCAGTAAGAACTCCAGGTATGAATCTTCCTCGAGGTTCCACGACTCGCGTTGCAGCTCACAGCAGAGACAAAATGGAGACCATTCAGTACAGCAGAGAAGGCCACAGTACAGTCCTGAGGAGTATATAGATCCAGAGCCTGAACCTGAGATAGATGGACACCAG ATATATTACGCTCTTTACTCCTTCAGTGCACGGTGTGCAAATGAGCTCAGCatttcagccaatcagcaagTCCGAATCCTTGAGTTCCAAGACATGAATGGCAACCAGGAGTGGTGGCTGGGGGAGGCAGGAGGAAGGAGGGGTTACGTCCCATCCAGCTACATCCGCAAATCTGAGTACACATGA